From Rhopalosiphum padi isolate XX-2018 chromosome 2, ASM2088224v1, whole genome shotgun sequence:
tacctatatttagatTGAGTACTAATTATCTCAACACTGCAAAGATTTCCACAcagtgttaattaaattaagcatatgtgatttaataaaatacaatttaagtttgGATTGTTTGTacttatgtacttattattgtacCAATCTggataatgaattataaaaatactctaaaactcgactaataattgtatttaaaatatataaatgatttattcgTTGTACGTTTATTGTATCATTaaacgttaaataatttatggtacATTCTCGAGAtattcagaataatattttgaagttttaatttaaaaatgaaaacaattatgtgatatttattttgtacattatatttacaaaccaatgtttaatacatgtatatatttaaatagaattcttatctgtattaaaataagtaattattattattattatttttttttttttatgtactaaaACAACTATAGACGCAACTATAGCACATGTCTATATTTTATTGCTCTGTTTAAATCATTCTTATTCTCATTAAACAATGCCACAAATTCATTATGCTCGTTAAAAGAAATACATCCTCACTACACAAAGAGATTGCTTGTTGACTTGTTTCTTGTATTAAGTACTTTTTTGACTTACTCATTTGCCAGTGTATTTGTATACTGATATAATTCTCGTATTCATCTACGTTGAAAAGTATGAACCCTTTAAAtgcgacatttttattttcaaagcgcctcaaaatttaaatttaaattatatttagtaatatttaaaattacttgtttaggtacttttatgtataattaataatataaaaacaaaaattctttatttttattttcaaacatgttgtgtaaatgaaaatattttctattacataatataatacacaccaAAATATGGACCTTGATAAAATGATAAGTAGATAAATTTCTTCATTTCGGCATCAAAGATACCAACGAATTGATTAAATGTTAACGAATATTGTGTAACAGTCCACTGTTATAATCATGCACTGTAACCAGTGGTGTACCTAAGAGGGATTAGAGGGTGCGGGTTAGTTTAGGTTAGATCAGACCTATATCACCTGGGCCCATTTCGCTTGGGTGGCCGTAAGTAATACgatgtttttcttttaacaatACATCATAAacgattaaactattatttatttttaataattcaaaattatacaattttggaaGGCGAATGCACTTTCCTCTTCAGACCGCCGCCTTACGtaaagttaggttaggttgtcGCGGACGTAATACAAAAGCTGTCTCCACGGCGTCGTCGGTttcaaactaaataaaaaaaagttggttTATGTTAGCTATATAATACATGGATGAGTAGGGGAGCGTTAAACATTTCGTTTGGGCCCAAATTTTAAagttacctactatataatagctatatccatattatacattatatctatCATATAAGGATTCGTTTTACATACTTCATTcttgctatattatttatacaaaaaagaaaaaaatgattttaataagtcccaatctgtattttattattacttatgtgcgatgtatatacacatagtaTAAGAAGATGTTTATAACAACATAAAGATGCAGCGGGTAAACATAAGTCTATGTATCATGTTTCGTAATTCATCATAACTTTTAGGCGAATGTATGAGAACATTcgggaatttaaatatttatgttatttaacttTGGGTAATTGATTGTTGTACCAACAGTGAATGCAGGTGTTTTTGCATGCATTCAATTGGCTATCGTGAGCTTGACATGTTATTGAAATCTTGTATGCACATTCAAATAAATTCCTATCTTCATTACcacagaaatattatatatatacttgtgagtagatttattatatgatacatacTCGTTGCTCGCGCAACGTGCGTGTGCGCgcgtatatgttatattatttttggttaataTGACATAAATTTAGTTGatggtaaaaaagaaaaaaagaaaaaatcgcgtgatttttttttaacttgataCGAATATTGTAGTAATTCACAGTGAATGCACCAGGAGGTACGTTGCACATTGTAGTACGCATTATGAACGTTGAGAACGAGTTAATTCAGATTTTTCATCGGGAAAACAAAAAGACCTTCGGCGAGGACGACACGCGCGTGTATCGTTGTTGCGTTTGACACGCACATCATCAATCCGTCCTGCTTGAAATTGTTATTCGGATGACTGTTTGTGCTGgaaatataaatcgaaatatttcgcatatcatattattttatatacaattaaaccaCTCGTTTATTCCACTCTGCTTAATTATACTACACAGTGTTCATTCGACACGGCTAGATGTgatcttttttatgtattattattccgtGCGATCGTTCGTCGACCATGTATTATAGGTACGCATTGTAGTaggataacataataatatatttatcatcgtACCTACAGACGACCTACTAACAAATAATGTAACATAatgtacaaaatgtttattataattaagttgtaTGAACTTAATAGTGTATTTCGACTTGGCGTCTCtccgcgtataatataatataatatgcgagtACACATCATTATCGCCTTCGATTCTATCTCGCCATTTGTTTACAACGATTCTCGAGACCCGCCCGGGATTCGGTCCAACACGTATCAATCGAATACCTGATGTAACCTGCagctatttaaaattgtattggtgTGTTTGTATCTACTGTTAAattgttgtgtatatatatattattataacatcatcaaatattgtatattaacgaGAACACATACACAAATGCCTATACACGGCAAATACTAGACAAGTAAAATACCTATTCTATACAAGGCTGAAAAAATGATGGTCTCTAATATGATATTAGTTTTTTGTATACTTAGTTTAATGatggcattattattttttttacttaaaattgacgtaattgtttacaaaattataacgaAAGTTTAGGCGTGATGATagtaaaaatgtacctaattacttttaatataaattcaggTGTAAAATCTTTTgcaatataaagtaaaattattcagttattataaaaaaaaaaacgattttgatcgcaaaaatgattaattttaactagGTATAACTTATGAGTACGAACATAGTCAGGCCGTGCCGTGGGGGGAGGCCTAGGGGGCATACGCCACGGGCGTATGATTTAAAGGGgcgccaaaaaaattgaaatgcataatgaaaattaaagtaggggggcgaatatttttaattttaccctGGGCGCCAAATCTTAACGGCACGGCTCTGAATATAGTATATCTGCAGCAGACTGAAAGAAATTCTTATTTAAGCTTTGTATATATTCGCAATATCGTTATTAGGTACATTAAGACTTATCATACTAGAGTGCATATAATTCGTACTTTGAGTGCGATAAATTCTTAActcaaaaagaaatattttatcgtagaacaatttaaaattattatataaaataaaaaatcaatcgaATGTGTGTGTTTGAATACAACAAAGTCACAAGAAAAGCGCGTAagaaatattctatttaatcaatttgtaatttttgtacaaatgctaaaaaaactcaaaattgtatttacttatactAAAACTTTATTGAGTCCTGAGTTAATgacgtaaataataatgaatatgcttattcattattactattatttttattctcaagacttataataggtatattgagtatttattcttttcttggaattgatagtaataataacacagAATAACCTTAAGGCTCACTTTTCTAGTAATACATGAGTTCTTATGGGGAATGGATTTGCTATACCTGCAGGAGTTGAACATCTTGGTGGATGTTTGAATTCTGGCTAcactaataaactaaaaatcttTCACCGGTTTTCGAGTTCTGATTAAGTGAGTCAATTATTccgtggtaataatataatgttttgctAATCGGTTTAAAGTTCGTGTGATAGCTTGTCGAATGTAGaaaatagtgtaatataatatgaacggTTTCTTGGTATTGTTTAAAagtattgttatatttgttaaataaaatactattctaTACGGACagttttattaatgattaatcaCCTGATGATATTTTCTCATAAATTCAACCTagctataaatatacattttttgacaaTAATGCATCCATATTTGTAGCAAAATCGTAATATTACCTTCAAAACAAAATCGAATTTCTTCGGTTGTTGTAACATCCCTTAGTGTTTTCTTATATCCGTATAAACCACTGTTTAATGGCGGTCAGCCAACTTTTATTCCCTTTGCCATGTTTCTTCGATTACTacagctgtataatatatatatatatatatattactacagctgtataatatatatatatatatatatttaaagaccaTTATTAGATTGTAATGAAATGTCTTAGTTGGTTATTTCAgcctaaaaatatttactcgtGGATTTCATCACATCTATGTTGAACAATATTCAAATTGTTTACGAgctaaatgttaatttaatatttcattaattgttttaataattttacctagAACGTTGCATACACTcacattagataataataaataacaactgaaaaagacataatttaattttagcgtTTAAATCTCGTTTGAAAAGGCATGCTCTAAGATAAATTTGATTTGTCAAGAAATtgtgtttttcatattatacataataattgtctaagtgtttactatattatacaaaaatgacTGTTGTTCGTTgtgtattcgtattattattttttgacttgAATATTCACATGATGTAAGATAATTATATAACCCAacaaaaacattcaaaaattgtttaattttttgccAGTTTAACCATTGATAGGTTGAgtgatatacttataatattctctctcgcgcgcgcgcacacacacacactagcctggtgcttatttaatatttgtaaataacgatataatatattattatgatatctgCTCTAAACGGAGTGGGTCGTGACAAAATATGTTTGGCCACACGATGATAATAGAATTTTCATACACGTTGTTTGTACAGTTTTCTTCCCACCACCTGCAACCCCTACGAGAATACGCTTTTTTCCCGTCCTCGTGCTTTTATTGCGGATGAGTCGGTCACGTTTGTCGTTcaggaaaaaaaaaagaattgtgCGCCGTGAATATCGATGAGTTCCGAGGGAATTCCGGAGCGTTTCAATTTGGCGTATCGGACGTTTTTATCGAAACCGGCAGGCTTTTGGGTACacacatcatatatattttaatacacatacATGGTCGTGTACAGTGTTCCGAAATGACCTTGTTAGGTTCTGCATTGGTAtgagtgattattattatattacctatacctacctatacgcaCGTTCGTAGGATCGACAGAAAATCCGCTGCCTGCTGTCGGTAATTTTTTACGGTCTTATCGCATTTTTACTTTGTACTTCTGTTTTGCTTgggttttatttttctattggttagaatatttttttaaaccacctagttgtttgaaataattaattcggtttcatactaaaaaaaaaaatccacgcTATAATACACACACCCCACCTTCCTGCGCGTTTTTTGTTCAATctctattgattttatttataaatcaatcatTCATTACAgagctaatatttattatacattgtgtTCTTgcattaagatttaaaattcgaataagTTATCTTATAGTGAAACGTAAATTAGAGAAATGATAACGTAAATAATGACAACTCAACAAGAAATTTACATTGGAAAATGTTGGAAGAAAAAGATTACGCAAAACCTATTTTACTAgcgaaactttaaataataatacaatatacaatatacttatatatatataattgacttGTGAATTATTAAAACCACCGCACTCTTGCTTTaagtcattataaatatatatatttcacgaAAATATTAGCAAAATTATAAAGTCGTaggatttaatattttgtgattaaaCTCCGTTTGTTTCAAGgttcaaatgaaaaattaaccacatcataatataaaccaGTGGTTTATGGACCGTATTAGTTTCCCGTGAATGGTCGCGTACGCTGAAAAGAACAAAACGACACTGTTCCGTGTCGACTGTTTTTTCGGTTTTCGTTTATGCATCATTTATTacacctttataataatatattgtaccgcgtgtataatattatttagtgcgTGTGTTTTGTGTAATCGGGTCTGAACTCTGCCATAGAGTtgcaatataaatagtatttactatttgtcCACGCCTATTTCCCAGATATCTGTTTACAGCCGCTCGTGTTCTAGCCCGATGTGTCACATGCGttagacaattatattattacataattaaattagtatcgTTGTCACAGTAATACAATCTAGCGGACTAACGTTTATGCGTTCATAAAAAACGACATAGCCCCACAAACATAAATACGAGtatcattattcaatattatcggCCACTCTTATTAACCATACGTTTATCGTGGtaagtaatattagtaatatatatatataatactttataaattgtattaacgaTAAACGTAGAACGTCAGATGTGTCTTTgtcttttgtaaattaaaaaaaaatatatgcattggTAACAGAATAgactatgataaatataaaatagaaataaaatcaacattataaattctatttctgcaacatacataatattattaaccaatGTTGAAGTAGTAATAATTGTCAAAACTTGGTAAGAAGTATGGTGTGCGTTTTCATGCACATGACAATGCAATGACCAGGCGTGGAATACAGAAAGAATAATATTCTGAATGGTTTTCGGCTTTTGTCatggagtataatatatataatgtgatcggtaggtagtaggtacctattataaaatattatacaagaccATCTGCCTTATATTTCCTCCAACGTTTGGGCTATATAGAAGAATTTGCTCTTCACAATAGAAATAccttagacatttttttttataattttgaatgtcCCCTCTTCTAATCAAAAAGACAAAAACTATAGACtgcaaatttcaaaaataaaaatataaaaatattaaagtggatatttaattctattcaaaactaaaaatatatatttttctatgaatttttaaccTAATGGTCGTTTTGTATTACCTttcatacactataatatagttgCATGCTccgatgaattttttttttttttttttgtttgttattttccGTAAATGCGTTTAACTACGTTAATTAGATTTTGAGAGGTCAAATTGGTAGATAATGTATACTAAGTAAAATTTTGGCATCAATATTATGACATACAGACCAACAATGTAAGAATTAGccctaaatagtattatatatattatattgatttcctACAAACCATAATTAATTCAATCggtgtaatagtattattatttaaaagatttaatttatgattcaattaaacaatttaaaataattacattgaataggcttattatattattatttttttaaaaggacTTCcttttaaatacgttttttaaatacctatatagttcaTCGttgttgatttatatataatatatgtgtatattttcatttttaaaaatgtattatttaattaataatacgatttaaaacaaaaaaaaaaacatccacgaataatttttagtagaaaacctattttttgtttgaactaagggtcatattttatatttaaaaaattttttttttcataataactacatttaatattttatttttgaatgtttcTTTGAACCTTACTTGgtcattatttgttatatacttagtatattGCTTAGTATTTATGGTTAAAGGTTCTATAAtagttaactattttattatgaaatttaaaaattagttttattacaatatgtaaatatatatttagaatcCACTGTTGgagtaaatatgtataatacataaaaacatacttcgttttactatttttgatatatgttgttattatagtCTAATATCATCGTGCGTTCTCGTTTTGTCTCGGAAACGTATGTACAACTACAAATGTTATCCATCAATTTAAATATCAGAAATAAATCTACGACCTTCCGTCAGATAAACCAAAATATGATGATTCTCTAGAGAAAATGAAAGCATATCGCGTGATAAACAAGATGAGCTTGgaattttgttgaaataatttCATTCCTCGTTATCttagtgaataatttaaaaaaataccgaaGTTGGACATTGTCTATACAATCTGTGTTTCTGCTTTCATAATTAAAACCATCGTTCTGTGATAAGTTTAAAACTCGATTCAAGCTGTGATGGAAAACTGTCTTCAAGCTGTAGGTACTtgcatatatatgcatattacatattatatattatgtcattgaATATAATACGCAACAtagtgatttatttatattattattattattatattctacaaaattttaggaattattaactaaataggTTATTAATTAGCCATATTAATTAAGAAGCTCATTTTCAGacatgcatttattattagcgcttatatacgtatgtatatataaacatattaatttcttTAGTTGCAGAtcacattttcataaataaatagtattttgtttatCTGTTAATCAATTAGTTGGAAATTCTTATTTGGATTACATTTACataccaatataaatttaaatactacaaaaacttttaatttgatttttctcATTTGTTACTTTCCTcgtaaaattgttgtttattgacatttaatccAAAATGCCAACAATAAACAGTCCATAAAtaacgttattaaattattaaaatagtatcagTAACAGCATGTATtgggtaaaaatattaaaatgtgttgcTTGCGCATATTAATTGGTATCAAggcataatgtttttaatattattatattattttttgtagatgGCGTGTATAGTTTTGTAGTTCATTGTAAACGACAATCCTGTATCGTAATTTGAATAATGTTCGAAACATGTTTAATAATcacataaacaattattttgcaATCGTTTGACTAATAAGAACTATGTAATGACTTATATAATGTAGaatcataaaagtaaaatttttttttttgaatttatactttaaactgaaaacaatactataatatctatatgcgtctatttttataacaatgatatatgtatactttaCTAATCATATAGTATAACGAGGCGTATGTCGTCTTAGTAACGTTGTTTCGGATGAATATccactaaaatatacatttttatattgctggtataatgtattcattttatatcatattggtTTAGGTAAGATACGATGTTTACTCCTTTATCGTATCTCCttgttatttttctattacGTTGGAAGGAGAGCAGGATTTTTTCGACTTGTGTACACACAAACTAACGACTTTATAGTaggtaaatatacaataagtttATTCCGGATAACATGGTGAACGTAACATAATGTAACATGTGTCATGTGTGCGCgtgattcaataattttaaacgattttaacattatacaatgcgtataatgtaatttaaacagtcataatattattttgagacACCAAAATGTTgctattattaataagaaaagcTACATAGGAATACTATACCCGTTGAGTTTAAACCTATAAAAATCCTAGCAGTAAGAAATaatggaaatatattattatattatttattaacagtgTAACTACTTTGTTTAAGAACACCGCTAACTTATCAACTATGAATTCATTAGCCGATAAACTAGATTTTGTTTAAagtcttataaagttataaggtataacttataagttataaccatttcaatagttttgaattaaaattttcagcGTAATATGTGCTTTGTACGTTTATACACTTAATGTGTTGTACTCACGTTGGCGCCGTGatgattaatttgaatattaattattgaccgATCTCGTGTTTGAGTTGACATTTTGTTAATtggtgtattaatatatattcttgTACAACTTGTATCCCGAACaacattcatttataataatataatattgtgtaaaattgaattatttttattacatattttacatttaaaatctaaattatctttattttctcattaagttgtacatttatatgttacttttatatgtattatatactgttttttttttttttttgttatttattcattataaaatatcaattaaattggCAAGTGTGGTaccgtaaaatattaaaactacaaaCACCTATTCTTTTCTATATTTGTGTAGAAGTTTAggatttataacttaaatgttttttcgtaagtttatatttattacaactcAAATATACACATTACGTAAGCAATCAACTACacattattgaaacaaaatcaTAACAAACAAATAAGCCGCCAATGTACAGAATCCGatagacaataattaatttgtcatCGTTTTAATAACTTAGATCGATGTTATATGTGAAATATGGAATaggtaaaaattacttattgagTAAATACGAGAAATGAAATATGGTAAGACTTATTGGCTTGTAGAAATTGCtttgtatatatagtatgtatatcgTGTGtgtgttatttgtataatatgtattatttagtagAAATCACAACTAGgacaaacttaaatattttaaattacctcgATGAACGACTGCCTGGTACACTAAAGAAACGCATGACAAATGTTAAAAGTTTGACAACCAcgattttacataaatacaaataataaatgtgtggtataggtatatatgcaaTTAACGGTTttcttattttcaataatacgcACGTTTTATAGACACAACTGATGAATAatctaaacaattattatagtagttgTATATTGCGTACAAtcattttaacaatttgaacAGTTGTCAATCGCCATCAAAAAAAtactacctatatgtattatccATTATATTTACTATCTAAACGTTTGTACATGTGTTGTTTATTTGGATAACAATACACATCAACGGTGTACAACGCGATATGTGTAATATGAATGGTCAGCGTCATTGCACTGGTGAACGCGGTcctaaaacgaaaataattatcaaggaatgtCAGCGTTTACGGTTTACGCCATTTTTGCGGTAAGCTTATGAAATCAATTTttagtgataaactgataagtattataactatattattatatacgttattacatttattattaaaacagatttgaaaataaaatggataaattattaacatgacGAATACACCGGATATTTTcggaaaatagtttttatttttgtacttacaTTGTCTAAAATAGTAATCTtacaaaagaattttttttaaataccatgtTTTTTATTAAGCAATAAATCATGATATAtcgtagtatttaattttttagacagatttaactaaaatacctatagttatttatgaattattggtGCATCAATAACATTAACTCTTATCAGACTCGttacattttagaaatatgtttaattacctaattattgGACTATAATATATTCGGTTTAGTTTAAATCGCGTTTGCTGTCAGATTAATGTTTTTACTAGGTGCCTATATGTATTAGGCATCATATTAACTTTTCAATACATTAAAATCTgaagtttataaataacttaatggaatcggaatatttttattttatttttgttcccGATTAAAGCTTTCGAACTTATCTGCTTTTTCGAAAAAAagttttactaataaaaaccctgaatattttagataattgaCACACCATAACCCATTCTAATAAAATCTaatccaataatttttttattcatgctgtgtttttaattgaatacaattttgcaTGACCCGTatacgttattaaattataattttcttttggaTAACATGtagttatgtataattaagagagagaaagagagagagagagagagagagagagagagagagagacagagaCAGAGACAGACTATAAAgtgcttatatatattaacgaatttgaaggaaatttaaaaattatttatatattttttgttatgtaaatattaaatagtaggtacctaacgaATAAACCAGAACATGTATTAATAAAGCTCaagaaaacgttaaaaaaaatatttagaaaaataaaatcaatatagccAAATTTTGCTGCCctgaatctataatatattatacgcctaAGGAGAGAAAGTGAGCCATGTCCTTCAGGATTATCATATTGATAATCCTACAGTAACTTCTTTGtaaacatttcataaaatatcaatattgatgataaacaaatgtattatgttaCGCATTCATTAATATTCTCATCATTACGAATAATTCTTTGTCCTTTTTTTGTCTTTCTAATAAAAGTTTTCATTGCTTCATTTTATTACACCATTATGTTTTGTCGGTGAATAAatcaacttaaaatgttttattttattttttgtctttgATTATTGGAATATATTATGTGTCACACTGTATGTAATTCTCCgccttttcttttttttatggcTCTTTTATAGTCGTATAATAAACTTTTTGAGACTTAAATTGCACGACTCTCTTACcacatgaattatttttacaagtttataattacatataaatatgtaatattattgtttgcaaTTAATGCAATacctaaaagtataaaaaatacctataagtatatttttatggatattattattcaacagattagcttttatagaatttttttcacaattttccacgacaataataatacgtaccatactaatattatttttatttaacactttTATTTGTAGTGGTGTAAGTAGAAAAGATATTccaattattctttttattatattttttttctacgcgaaaaaaaatattattaaattaattatagcaaTCAAAGACATTTCTCTGgatgaagtatattatacactttagtGAATTATCGGGGTATCGTCATAttgaccatataatataaagtcgTTAAAAAGAGTTCTTATACACTGTATCAGCTGCatcgttaaataattaaaataccgtTTGTTCGTCGTCTccgtatattatgataagttTGGATAGACCTATCGATGTGAGTtttaagacaataataaaaaaatttccctTTCTTCGTTGGTTCGATCGTCGTTGTTGTAGGTGGTGATAGCTGTGACTGTGACGGTGACGGCGATCGAGCAACCGGATGAGGTCGGTCCTGCGGGGATGTTCGAGAAATCCGTTAAAGAAATGATGGATCGCAACGAGGACATGACGAGGGACGTTGCGGAGATGTTAGTGGCAGCCGAGTCACTGGGTAATGTAAAAGCGGCGGAAAATGTAGATTCTGACACTGTGGTGGCGATGACTGAGAAACTTAACCGAGCACTGACAGCCATGGACGAAGTGCAAAAAACCGCGGCTGACGTTTACGACCGGAGTTACGATGACTTCCTGGACCTGTATCCGGCGTGGCGCATGTACCTGCTTTGCGACGACCCTAAGCACAAGAAAGCTCTGTTACGGAGCTACAAATCGTTATTGGCCCGGTACAATAAGGGCCGGAAAGCGCTCATCCGAGATCTGGGTGTGCTCGTGGCACTCGAGAAGGCACTGCTACCGTCCAACGCATACGCCGACCCCGACAATCGGATCTCGCCGTCAGACAACACAGCAGCGGTACTTGAAAATTTTTGATCGAGTTTTCAGTTTccg
This genomic window contains:
- the LOC132922103 gene encoding uncharacterized protein LOC132922103 — protein: MSAFTVYAIFAVVIAVTVTVTAIEQPDEVGPAGMFEKSVKEMMDRNEDMTRDVAEMLVAAESLGNVKAAENVDSDTVVAMTEKLNRALTAMDEVQKTAADVYDRSYDDFLDLYPAWRMYLLCDDPKHKKALLRSYKSLLARYNKGRKALIRDLGVLVALEKALLPSNAYADPDNRISPSDNTAAVLENF